In Liquorilactobacillus hordei DSM 19519, the following proteins share a genomic window:
- the glnA gene encoding type I glutamate--ammonia ligase yields MVKPNYTKDDIRKIAKDENVKFLRLMFTDLYGVIKNVEVPISQLEKLLDDKLMFDGSSIDGFVRIEESDMWLYPDLSTWMIFPWGSEHGKVARVICEVYNADRTPFIGDPRNNLIRVLDEMKELGFTEFNIGPEPEFFLFKLDPETGKPTLNLNDKGSYFDLAPVDLGENCRRDIVLELENMGFDIEASHHEVAPGQHEIDFKYADALQACDNIQTFKLVVKTVARKHGLHATFMPKPLDRINGSGMHINMSLFNSEGNAFFDENADMQLSKEARYFLGGLLTHARNFTAVTNPTVNSYKRLVPGYEAPVYVAWSGRNRSPLVRVPIARGMSTRLELRSVDPSANPYLAIASILEAGLDGLRKKIEAPKPIDRNIYVMDAEERKANGISDLPSTLHNAIKELEKDEVIAKAMGPHLYQNFIEGKKLEWGAYRQEVSQWERDQYLELY; encoded by the coding sequence ATGGTAAAGCCTAATTATACAAAGGACGATATCCGTAAGATAGCTAAAGATGAAAATGTTAAGTTTTTACGCTTAATGTTCACTGATTTATATGGTGTTATCAAAAATGTTGAGGTTCCGATTAGCCAACTTGAGAAATTATTGGATGATAAATTAATGTTTGATGGTTCTTCAATTGACGGTTTTGTTAGAATTGAAGAGAGTGATATGTGGTTGTATCCAGATTTATCAACATGGATGATTTTCCCATGGGGAAGTGAACATGGCAAAGTAGCTCGTGTCATTTGTGAAGTCTACAACGCTGATCGTACACCATTCATTGGTGATCCACGTAATAACTTAATTCGTGTTCTTGATGAAATGAAAGAATTAGGCTTTACAGAGTTTAATATTGGACCAGAACCTGAATTTTTCTTATTCAAACTTGATCCAGAAACTGGCAAACCAACGCTGAATCTTAATGATAAGGGCAGTTATTTCGATTTAGCTCCTGTTGATTTAGGCGAAAACTGCCGTCGTGATATTGTCTTAGAACTTGAAAATATGGGATTTGATATAGAAGCTTCTCATCATGAAGTTGCTCCTGGACAACATGAAATCGACTTTAAGTATGCTGATGCACTTCAAGCATGTGACAACATTCAAACATTTAAATTGGTTGTGAAAACTGTTGCAAGGAAACATGGATTGCACGCAACATTTATGCCAAAACCACTTGATCGTATTAATGGTTCAGGTATGCATATTAATATGTCATTGTTCAATAGTGAAGGAAATGCATTCTTTGATGAAAATGCTGATATGCAATTATCAAAAGAGGCACGTTATTTCTTGGGTGGTTTATTAACGCATGCACGTAACTTTACTGCGGTAACGAACCCAACTGTTAATTCCTACAAACGATTAGTGCCAGGATATGAAGCTCCCGTTTATGTAGCTTGGTCCGGTCGCAACCGTTCACCACTTGTACGTGTTCCAATTGCTCGTGGAATGTCAACACGTCTTGAATTACGTAGTGTTGATCCAAGTGCGAACCCATACTTGGCAATTGCTTCAATTCTTGAAGCTGGTTTGGATGGATTACGTAAAAAGATTGAAGCTCCAAAGCCGATTGATCGTAATATCTATGTGATGGATGCAGAAGAACGTAAGGCAAATGGAATTTCTGATCTTCCATCAACATTGCATAATGCAATTAAGGAACTTGAAAAAGATGAAGTAATTGCTAAAGCAATGGGACCTCATTTGTATCAAAACTTTATCGAAGGTAAGAAACTCGAATGGGGTGCTTATCGTCAAGAAGTTTCACAATGGGAACGCGATCAATATCTAGAGTTGTATTAA
- the gmk gene encoding guanylate kinase, which translates to MSKRGMLIVLSGPSGVGKGTVRKAIFEQDDNKFHYSISMTTRAMRKGEVDGKDYYFVSKAEFENEIENGGMLEYAQYVDNYYGTPLKYVNEMLDQGKDVFLEIEVNGAMQVREKCPDGLFIFLTPPDLMELRHRISGRGTDDLATIDKRMAKAVDEIEMMQNYDYAVVNDEVASAVEKVKTIIRAERWRVKRFLPDYKKQLGDVLK; encoded by the coding sequence ATGTCTAAACGGGGAATGTTGATAGTATTGTCTGGACCTTCAGGAGTTGGCAAGGGAACAGTCAGAAAAGCTATTTTTGAACAAGATGATAATAAGTTTCACTATTCAATCTCTATGACTACGAGAGCGATGCGAAAAGGAGAGGTTGACGGAAAGGATTATTATTTTGTTTCAAAAGCTGAGTTTGAGAATGAAATTGAGAATGGTGGCATGCTTGAATATGCTCAGTATGTTGACAATTATTACGGAACACCGCTAAAATATGTAAATGAGATGCTTGATCAGGGAAAAGATGTTTTCCTTGAGATTGAGGTAAATGGTGCTATGCAAGTTCGCGAAAAGTGTCCAGATGGGTTATTTATCTTTCTGACCCCTCCAGATTTAATGGAGTTACGTCATAGAATAAGTGGGCGTGGAACAGATGATTTGGCAACTATTGATAAGCGTATGGCAAAAGCAGTTGATGAGATTGAAATGATGCAGAATTATGATTATGCGGTTGTTAATGATGAAGTAGCGAGTGCAGTTGAAAAGGTAAAAACTATCATAAGAGCTGAAAGATGGCGAGTAAAGAGATTTTTACCGGATTATAAAAAACAATTGGGAGATGTTTTAAAATGA
- the coaBC gene encoding bifunctional phosphopantothenoylcysteine decarboxylase/phosphopantothenate--cysteine ligase CoaBC, with product MENMHVVVCVTGGIAAYKSVIFIRELIKAKAEVRVVMTKTAATFVTPLTFKTISRNKVYYEDSEQQGIVDHVELAKWADITVVIPATANTIGKLANGIADNFTTTFLIAMDCRKFIIPAMNDKMYDNKAVQRNLKQLVIDGYQVLEPDTGFLAEGYDAKGRMPEPETVFNWISSFITDKQDLKGKKIVVTAGHTIETIDPVRYITNHSSGKMGFAVARNAVQRGADVILISGPTHLKNDTGAKLVTVKTTEQMYEAVKKSYVDADIVVMSAAVSDYHVIRPAKQKIKKTGSKLTIELEKNIDILKQLGQEKGMQKLVGFAAETQNLLENGQQKLLKKNLDLMVVNDVSRSDIGFGSDENQVIFMRPNKENINSPKTNKDEIAKMIFDLITEE from the coding sequence TTGGAGAATATGCATGTTGTTGTCTGTGTAACTGGTGGAATCGCGGCTTATAAGTCAGTTATTTTTATTAGGGAATTAATCAAGGCAAAAGCGGAGGTTAGAGTTGTAATGACTAAAACGGCAGCAACTTTTGTGACTCCATTAACCTTTAAAACAATTAGTCGTAATAAGGTTTACTACGAAGATAGCGAGCAACAGGGAATTGTTGATCACGTTGAACTTGCGAAATGGGCAGATATTACAGTGGTTATTCCAGCGACCGCTAATACGATTGGAAAGTTAGCTAATGGAATTGCTGATAATTTTACAACAACTTTTTTAATCGCTATGGATTGTCGAAAGTTTATAATACCTGCAATGAATGACAAAATGTATGATAATAAAGCAGTACAGCGAAATTTAAAGCAACTCGTTATTGATGGGTATCAAGTGTTGGAACCTGATACCGGATTTCTTGCTGAAGGTTACGACGCCAAAGGTCGAATGCCTGAACCAGAAACAGTTTTTAACTGGATAAGTTCTTTTATAACAGATAAGCAAGATTTGAAAGGCAAAAAGATAGTAGTTACGGCAGGACACACGATTGAAACAATTGATCCTGTCAGATACATTACTAATCATTCATCAGGCAAGATGGGATTTGCAGTTGCTCGAAATGCGGTACAAAGAGGAGCAGATGTAATTCTAATTAGTGGACCAACTCACTTGAAAAATGACACTGGTGCAAAGCTGGTAACTGTCAAAACGACTGAACAGATGTATGAAGCCGTAAAAAAGAGTTATGTGGATGCTGATATTGTTGTTATGTCGGCTGCAGTATCTGACTACCACGTAATACGACCTGCAAAACAAAAAATTAAGAAAACAGGAAGTAAGTTAACCATTGAATTGGAAAAAAATATTGATATTTTAAAACAACTAGGTCAAGAAAAAGGAATGCAAAAATTAGTTGGATTTGCGGCGGAAACTCAAAACTTGTTGGAAAATGGTCAACAAAAATTACTTAAAAAAAATCTTGATTTAATGGTTGTAAATGATGTATCACGCTCTGATATTGGATTTGGTAGTGATGAGAATCAGGTGATTTTTATGCGACCAAATAAGGAAAATATCAATAGTCCGAAAACTAATAAGGATGAAATTGCCAAAATGATTTTTGATCTTATTACAGAAGAATAG
- the miaA gene encoding tRNA (adenosine(37)-N6)-dimethylallyltransferase MiaA, protein MAYKVIVIVGPTAVGKTALSLELAQMFDAEIISGDSMQVYRGLDIGTAKATEEERKLIPHHLIDIREIQQHFTVADFVCDAQRKIKEINDRNKLPLIVGGTGFYLQALLDGYHLGGNEVKGDGKIRAKYQKFALENGNNALWAYLNSIDELAAKQIPLNNVRRIIRAIEVYEMTGHKFSEQVDRPNEEIDALVIGLNTERNVLYKRIEQRVDQMMQDGLLDEARWLFYEGGAKFQAGKGIGYKELFPFIDGKGSLEDGVAEIKKNSRHYAKRQLTWFRNKMNVTWFDLVSNETDVVKIKKTVIEWLKERG, encoded by the coding sequence TTGGCTTATAAAGTTATAGTTATAGTTGGGCCTACTGCCGTTGGGAAAACCGCGCTATCTTTGGAATTAGCTCAGATGTTTGATGCTGAAATAATTTCGGGGGATTCTATGCAGGTTTATCGTGGCCTAGACATTGGTACTGCTAAGGCTACTGAGGAAGAAAGAAAGTTAATTCCACATCATTTAATAGATATTAGAGAAATTCAGCAGCATTTTACGGTTGCAGACTTTGTGTGTGATGCTCAAAGAAAAATTAAAGAAATTAATGACAGAAATAAATTGCCATTAATAGTAGGTGGAACAGGATTTTACCTCCAGGCATTACTTGATGGTTATCATTTAGGTGGAAATGAGGTAAAAGGTGATGGTAAGATTCGTGCTAAGTATCAAAAATTTGCTCTAGAAAATGGGAACAATGCTCTATGGGCGTATCTAAATAGTATTGACGAACTTGCAGCAAAACAAATTCCTCTTAATAATGTTAGAAGAATTATTCGTGCTATTGAAGTTTATGAAATGACTGGACATAAGTTTTCAGAACAAGTTGATCGCCCAAATGAAGAAATTGATGCATTAGTAATTGGTTTAAATACAGAACGCAATGTCTTGTACAAAAGAATTGAACAAAGAGTCGATCAGATGATGCAAGATGGATTATTAGATGAGGCACGATGGCTTTTTTATGAAGGAGGAGCCAAATTCCAAGCAGGAAAAGGAATTGGTTATAAGGAGCTGTTCCCTTTTATTGATGGTAAAGGTTCTTTGGAAGATGGAGTGGCGGAGATTAAGAAAAATTCAAGACACTACGCTAAAAGACAGTTAACATGGTTTAGAAATAAAATGAATGTGACATGGTTTGATTTGGTTTCTAATGAAACGGATGTTGTAAAAATAAAAAAAACAGTTATAGAGTGGCTTAAAGAGAGAGGATAG
- the rpoZ gene encoding DNA-directed RNA polymerase subunit omega produces the protein MILYPSVDDLLERVDSRYSLVMLASKRAHELDAGAIPMLSEYKSVKNVGKALEEVVANDLIIDPDQREEV, from the coding sequence ATGATTTTATATCCATCAGTTGATGATTTGTTGGAACGTGTTGATTCACGTTATTCTCTAGTAATGTTAGCTAGCAAAAGAGCTCATGAATTGGATGCAGGTGCAATTCCAATGCTTAGTGAATACAAGTCTGTTAAGAATGTTGGTAAGGCGCTTGAGGAAGTTGTTGCAAATGACTTAATTATTGATCCAGACCAAAGAGAAGAAGTGTAA
- a CDS encoding MerR family transcriptional regulator, translating into MKEKELRRSLAVLPIGTVMKLTNLSARQIRYYEEQQLVMPKRSEGNRRMYSLNDIDRLLEIKDFLDEGINMAGIKHIYDEKERKLAEKQAKLEKPLTDTDVRRILRDEFISVSGLSKQDESSFKHNNNF; encoded by the coding sequence ATGAAAGAAAAGGAGCTCAGACGGTCGCTTGCCGTGTTACCTATAGGCACGGTGATGAAACTTACAAATTTGTCAGCGCGTCAAATTCGTTATTATGAAGAACAACAGTTGGTTATGCCTAAGCGTAGTGAGGGTAATCGTAGGATGTATTCTTTGAATGACATTGATCGTTTACTTGAGATTAAGGATTTCTTAGATGAAGGCATTAATATGGCTGGTATTAAGCATATATACGATGAGAAGGAACGAAAACTTGCTGAGAAACAGGCGAAACTTGAGAAACCGCTGACGGATACTGATGTGCGACGAATTTTACGTGATGAATTTATTTCAGTAAGTGGACTTAGCAAGCAAGATGAGTCTTCTTTTAAACATAACAATAACTTCTAA
- a CDS encoding aminotransferase class I/II-fold pyridoxal phosphate-dependent enzyme, which produces MSKLPLKLQKTIEEVELQISHKIQEVDDQATYNQMRVLESFKSHHVAEEDFAGSTGYGYDDVGRDKLDAIYADYFNTEDAMVRPQLISGTHAITTALFGVLRPADTLFYMTGMPYDTIQHVVGIVGNEPGTMKDFGINFNYSALLENGEVDYEDVEKKLKADENIKVVAIQRSRGYSDRASFTVAKIKKMIKFVKRIRPDMIIFVDNCYGEFSEVHEPTEYGADLMAGSLFKNAGAGIAKTGAYIVGRKDLIKKAGNRLNVPGAGKNEGATIGHMRDMFQGFFLAPNVTANAIKGAIFASALLEKMELDVSPKWNEPRTDLVQTINFGNPEAMISFCAAIQHYSPVNSFVDPVPSYMDGYEDEEIMASGSFTEGSTIELSSDGPLRPPFTLYIQGGLTYSHVKIAISNAVSETFFENKKM; this is translated from the coding sequence ATGTCTAAATTACCATTAAAGTTACAAAAAACAATTGAAGAGGTTGAACTGCAGATAAGTCATAAGATACAAGAAGTTGATGACCAAGCAACCTACAATCAGATGAGAGTACTCGAGAGTTTTAAAAGTCATCATGTGGCAGAAGAAGATTTTGCTGGTTCTACAGGTTATGGCTATGATGATGTTGGCAGAGATAAGCTTGATGCAATTTATGCAGATTACTTTAACACTGAAGATGCAATGGTTAGACCACAGCTAATCTCTGGAACACATGCAATTACAACAGCACTTTTTGGAGTACTTAGACCAGCAGATACGTTATTTTATATGACTGGAATGCCATATGACACAATTCAGCATGTGGTAGGTATCGTTGGGAATGAACCAGGAACAATGAAGGATTTTGGTATTAATTTCAATTATTCAGCATTACTTGAAAACGGTGAGGTTGACTATGAAGATGTTGAAAAAAAATTGAAGGCCGACGAAAATATTAAAGTAGTTGCTATTCAACGTTCACGTGGTTACTCAGATCGAGCAAGTTTTACTGTTGCAAAAATAAAAAAAATGATTAAATTTGTAAAACGAATCAGACCAGATATGATTATATTTGTTGATAACTGCTATGGTGAATTTTCAGAAGTACATGAACCAACGGAATATGGAGCTGACTTAATGGCAGGATCATTATTCAAAAATGCTGGGGCTGGAATTGCTAAGACAGGGGCCTATATAGTCGGTAGAAAAGACTTGATTAAAAAAGCTGGAAATAGGTTGAATGTTCCAGGGGCAGGTAAAAATGAAGGAGCAACTATTGGACATATGCGTGATATGTTCCAGGGCTTTTTTTTGGCACCAAATGTGACAGCTAATGCAATTAAAGGTGCAATATTTGCAAGTGCATTGCTGGAAAAAATGGAACTTGATGTTTCACCTAAATGGAACGAACCACGGACAGACTTAGTACAAACAATTAATTTTGGAAATCCTGAGGCAATGATTTCTTTTTGTGCGGCAATTCAGCATTATTCACCCGTAAATTCTTTTGTAGATCCTGTACCTAGCTATATGGATGGATATGAGGATGAAGAAATAATGGCATCAGGTAGTTTTACAGAAGGTTCAACAATTGAACTGTCATCCGATGGACCTTTGAGACCACCATTTACTTTGTATATTCAAGGAGGATTAACTTATTCGCATGTAAAAATTGCGATTAGTAATGCAGTCAGTGAAACTTTCTTTGAAAACAAAAAGATGTAA